In Helianthus annuus cultivar XRQ/B chromosome 8, HanXRQr2.0-SUNRISE, whole genome shotgun sequence, a single genomic region encodes these proteins:
- the LOC110872283 gene encoding uncharacterized protein LOC110872283 has translation MTAGEVVCKAEIQEKCGSGVNAGGGTVDCNVGGNGNCNCNGNGGSACVFVNGSVEVSAGEFSDAGGVNVDGEVEQFKKEGLGVEEEGLTVDPLVSVTNGVVNRPVTVSVEEVKAVEDDENVENGSVVDSPVVLVCNGIIAQDVNGHLDNVSGEQEVDVTSAEDVNVENGLTVDSPVVLVCNGIIAQDVNGHLDEVSGEQEVDVTSAEDVNIENGSAVDSPVVLVCNGVIAQDDHGHLDNVSGEQEVDVMSAEDVNVENGSAVDSPVVLVCNGIIAQDVNGHLDNISAEQEVDVNSAEDVTVENGSVVDSPVVLVCNGVIAQDVNGHLDNVSGEQEVDVTSAEDVNVENGSAVDSPVVLVCNGIIYQDVNGHLDNISGEQEVDVNSAEEVDVENGSAVDSPVVLVCNGVIAQDVNGHLDNVAGEQEVDVTSVEDVNVENGSAIDSPVVLVCNGIIAQDVNGHLDEVSEEQEVDVKSAEDVNVENGSVVDSPVVLVCNGVIAQDVNGHLDNVSGEQEVDVNSAEDVNAENGSAVDSPVVLVCNGIIAQDVKSTEDMDDTGSELTESTLYSVKSSQVTGSGLESAIKPSDLTVDVSGKPYEDLGSQLTADEPESCGGPIKGQECKVSVDGSDSVGNLVNNQECPISFDELEPSAKHTEKVESNTVVVQLEEKSEDHQELFAIPSEVNVEVEPNHVCSVIKAETKKAEGTESRSGVESEENPDSGLVLPEEVDDLTVVEQKIETESHLGTENRSAEGVDCGTEIENVDVSDDDDEKESEVKDAEDVPHPVTEIISPERMDCGTPVENVVVSDNEEKENEVKDAHVELVQNIVPGNSSAEDMDCENEIKNADFPDEEKESEVNDPSVGDRSTLSFSDTLVNHGAVIEFGSIGLHGTTLSIQNEEVVDMNGIQTDAIDVHDEEVEVLEYNFLVKIPRFEDENFRDQIRSALEVVEEKTGIRESIRVKLLKKRDMLMAFNDEYDLVKRDEIAARRAVKAKRQEIDSVQAIINRWKNAMSVEDIDARIFGVEYMIQHETIRLTDEKEFIREIKQLKSLRDQLASNMGTPEEIRHAIDTKDQNEERMKTLRKELESLKREVSKFEAVIEQLAIKYEETTYEERDLKRQLRVADVVRQKAYADLNSLKKLSYDKNKNFRQFKEDVTTAKTFLSKGDKDALHRLCANQVETFMEQWNNNDEFRQEYVSRCNANASRRQRVSDGPPLVPDDVAPVLSSNVNSIPGEVKHMSVVLPVEQGKDVSFVESKNEDNHDTGKSIEKVSGQKNQELKNKGVAKPTNLGSGDVAKEAELAVVADLVENIPTKEEIELARKAEEEIAAKLKEQRRLEEKAKAIEAIERKKRNAEKAQQRAELRARKEAEQKEKEREKRLRKKEKKAGGGDGEEVAGSEGLNEATTKEIETVANKKKSQKPPAHFFSKQLKPKPVPPPLINKNKRRWQQLGRLALGVVGVLGVLFVFLLANFGLFYDFKSSRFTIAY, from the exons ATGACGGCTGGTGAGGTTGTTTGTAAAGCAGAGATTCAGGAGAAGTGTGGTTCTGGTGTGAATGCAGGCGGTGGTACTGTTGATTGTAATGTCGGTGGAAATGGTAATTGTAATTGTAATGGCAACGGTGGTTCCGCATGTGTGTTTGTGAACGGGAGTGTCGAGGTGAGTGCTGGTGAGTTTAGTGATGCAGGTGGTGTTAATGTTGATGGTGAAGTAGAGCAGTTTAAGAAGGAAGGGTTAGGTGTTGAGGAGGAGGGGTTGACTGTTGATCCGTTGGTGTCGGTGACTAATGGCGTTGTTAACAGGCCCGTGACAGTAAGTGTTGAAGAGGTAAAAGCTGTTGAAGATGATGAGAATGTCGAGAATGGATCGGTTGTTGACTCTCCTGTGGTCCTGGTGTGTAACGGTATTATTGCTCAGGATGTTAATGGTCATCTTGACAACGTCTCAGGAGAGCAAGAGGTGGATGTTACGAGCGCTGAAGATGTGAATGTCGAGAATGGATTGACTGTTGACTCTCCTGTGGTCCTGGTGTGTAACGGTATCATTGCTCAGGATGTTAATGGTCATCTTGACGAGGTCTCAGGGGAGCAAGAGGTGGATGTTACGAGTGCTGAAGATGTGAATATCGAGAATGGATCGGCTGTTGACTCTCCTGTGGTCCTGGTGTGTAATGGTGTTATTGCTCAGGATGATCATGGTCATCTTGACAACGTCTCAGGAGAGCAAGAGGTGGATGTTATGAGCGCTGAAGACGTGAATGTCGAGAATGGGTCGGCTGTTGACTCTCCTGTGGTCCTGGTGTGTAATGGTATTATTGCTCAGGATGTTAATGGTCATCTTGACAACATCTCAGCGGAGCAAGAGGTGGATGTTAACAGCGCTGAAGATGTGACTGTCGAGAATGGATCGGTTGTTGACTCTCCTGTGGTCCTGGTGTGTAATGGTGTTATTGCTCAGGATGTTAATGGTCATCTTGACAACGTCTCAGGAGAGCAAGAGGTGGATGTTACGAGCGCTGAGGATGTGAATGTCGAGAATGGATCGGCTGTTGACTCTCCTGTGGTCCTGGTGTGTAATGGTATTATTTATCAGGATGTTAATGGTCATCTTGACAACATCTCAGGGGAGCAAGAGGTGGATGTTAACAGCGCTGAAGAAGTGGATGTCGAGAATGGATCGGCTGTTGACTCTCCTGTGGTCCTGGTGTGTAACGGTGTTATTGCTCAGGATGTTAATGGTCATCTTGACAACGTCGCAGGGGAGCAAGAGGTGGATGTTACGAGTGTTGAAGATGTGAATGTCGAGAATGGATCGGCTATTGACTCTCCTGTGGTCCTAGTGTGTAATGGTATTATTGCTCAGGATGTTAATGGTCATCTTGATGAGGTCTCAGAGGAGCAAGAGGTGGATGTTAAGAGCGCTGAAGATGTGAATGTCGAGAATGGATCGGTTGTTGACTCTCCTGTGGTCCTGGTGTGTAATGGTGTTATTGCTCAGGATGTTAATGGTCATCTTGACAACGTCTCAGGAGAGCAAGAGGTGGATGTTAACAGCGCTGAAGATGTGAATGCTGAGAATGGATCGGCTGTTGACTCTCCTGTGGTCCTGGTGTGTAATGGTATCATTGCTCAAGATGTTAAGAGCACCGAAGACATGGATGATACTGGTTCGGAGCTTACTGAGTCAACTCTGTACAGCGTAAAAAGCTCTCAAGTGACTGGTTCTGGGTTAGAGTCTGCTATTAAGCCGTCTGATTTGACAGTTGATGTGTCTGGTAAGCCATATGAAGATTTGGGAAGTCAACTTACAGCTGATGAGCCAGAATCTTGTGGAGGCCCAATCAAGGGACAAGAATGTAAAGTGTCAGTTGATGGGTCCGATTCCGTTGGCAATTTAGTTAACAACCAAGAATGTCCAATATCGTTTGATGAGCTAGAACCTAGTGCTAAGCATACCGAGAAAGTAGAATCTAATACAGTTGTTGTGCAGTTAGAAGAAAAGTCAGAAGATCATCAGGAGTTATTCGCTATTCCCTCAGAGGTCAATGTAGAAGTTGAACCAAATCACGTCTGCAGCGTGATAAAAGCTGAGACCAAGAAAGCTGAAGGAACAGAAAGTCGGTCAGGCGTAGAATCAGAAGAGAATCCAGATTCTGGTCTTGTGTTGCCTGAGGAAGTGGATGACTTGACAGTAGTTGAGCAAAAGATTGAAACTGAATCTCATTTGGGTACAGAGAACCGATCTGCTGAAGGTGTGGACTGTGGAACTGAGATTGAAAATGTTGATGtctctgatgatgatgatgaaaaagaaagtgaagttaaGGATGCTGAAGATGTACCTCATCCGGTTACAGAGATCATATCTCCTGAACGTATGGATTGTGGAACTCCGGTCGAAAATGTTGTTGTCTCTGacaatgaagaaaaagaaaacgAAGTTAAAGATGCTCATGTTGAACTTGTACAAAATATCGTTCCAGGGAATAGCTCTGCTGAAGATATGGATTGTGAAAACGAGATAAAAAATGCCGATTTCCCTGATGAAGAAAAAGAGTCTGAAGTTAATGATCCCTCAGTTGGAGATCGGTCGACATTAAGTTTTTCTGATACACTTGTGAACCATGGAGCCGTGATTGAGTTTGGTTCAATTGGGCTTCATGGGACAACACTTAGTATACAGAATGAAGAAGTAGTAGACATGAATGGCATTCAAACTGATGCTATTGATGTACATGATGAAGAAGTTGAGGTTTTAGAATATAACTTCTTGGTAAAGATTCCCAGATTCGAGGATGAAAATTTCAGGGATCAGATTAGAAGTGCACTGGAGGTAGTTGAGGAGAAGACAGGCATTCGAGAATCAATCCGAGTTAAGCTTTTAAAAAAAAGG GACATGTTGATGGCCTTTAACGACGAATATGATCTTGTAAAAAGGGATGAGATTGCAGCAAGGCGGGCAGTTAAAGCAAAGAGACAGGAAATAGACtctgttcaggctatcatcaacagGTGGAAGAATGCAATGTCTGTTGAAGATATTGATGCAAGG ATTTTCGGTGTGGAGTATATGATACAGCATGAAACGATTCGTTTAACGGATGAGAAAGAGTTCATTCGTGAGATTAAGCAGCTCAAGTCTCTTAGAGATCAGCTAGCCTCAAATATGGGTACCCCCGAGGAAATTCGACATGCTATAGACACAAAAGATCAGAATGAGGAACGTATGAAG ACTCTAAGGAAGGAACTGGAGTCCTTGAAACGTGAGGTTTCAAAATTTGAAGCGGTTATCGAACAACTTGCTATAAAATACGAGGAGACAACTTATGAGGAAAGAGACCTGAAACGTCAACTCAGAGTTGCAGATGTTGTTCGCCAAAAAGCATATGCTGATTTAAATAGTTTGAAGAAACTATCATATGACaag AACAAAAATTTCCGCCAGTTTAAGGAAGATGTCACAACAGCAAAGACTTTTTTATCAAAAGGAGATAAAGATGCACTTCATCGTTTATGTGCAAATCAG GTGGAGACATTTATGGAGCAATGGAACAACAATGACGAGTTCCGGCAAGAATACGTCAGTAGGTGCAATGCGAATGCAAGCAGGCGACAAAGGGTGTCTGATGGGCCCCCACTTGTTCCTGATGATGTGGCGCCTGTGCTTTCCAGTAATGTCAATTCTATTCCAGGTGAAGTTAAACACATGTCGGTGGTTTTACCTGTTGAACAAGGAAAGGATGTTTCATTTGTCGAAAGTAAGAACGAAGATAATCATGATACCGGTAAGTCTATCGAGAAGGTATCGGGCCAAAAGAACCAGGAACTGAAAAACAAAGGTGTTGCAAAACCGACGAACTTGGGAAGTGGTGACGTCGCAAAAGAGGCTGAGTTGGCTGTGGTTGCTGATCTGGTGGAGAATATACCGACAAAAGAGGAGATTGAGCTGGCGAGGAAGGCTGAGGAAGAGATTGCTGCCAAACTCAAAGAGCAACGGCGCCTGGAGGAGAAGGCTAAGGCAATTGAGGCAATCGAGAGGAAGAAACGAAATGCTGAGAAGGCCCAACAAAGGGCTGAGCTCCGGGCCCGCAAGGAAGCTGAGCAAAAAGAGAAG GAGAGAGAGAAGCGATTAAGAAAGAAGGAAAAGAAGGCAGGTGGCGGAGATGGGGAAGAAGTCGCAGGGTCAGAAGGTTTAAACGAGGCTACAACTAAAGAGATTGAAACCGTCGCTAACAAGAAAAAATCTCAAAAACCGCCAGCTCATTTCTTCTCAAAGCAGCTAAAACCAAAGCCCGTCCCTCCGCCGCTTATAAACAAAAACAAGAGGCGGTGGCAACAATTGGGACGATTGGCTCTTGGTGTTGTTGGTGTTCTTGGTGTCCTTTTTGTGTTTCTGTTGGCTAACTTCGGTCTTTTTTACGACTTCAAGTCCTCCAGGTTCACTATCGCGTACTGA